A single Equus quagga isolate Etosha38 chromosome 8, UCLA_HA_Equagga_1.0, whole genome shotgun sequence DNA region contains:
- the NEUROD6 gene encoding neurogenic differentiation factor 6: protein MLTLPFDESVVMPESQMCRKFSRECEDQKQIKKPESFSKQIVLRGKSIKKAPGEETEKEEEEEDREEEDENGLPRRRGLRKKKTTKLRLERVKFRRQEANARERNRMHGLNDALDNLRKVVPCYSKTQKLSKIETLRLAKNYIWALSEILRIGKRPDLLTFVQNLCKGLSQPTTNLVAGCLQLNARSFLMGQGGEAAHHTRSPYSTFYPPYHSPELATPPGHGTLDNSKSMKPYNYCSAYESFYESTSPECASPQFEGPLSPPPINYNGIFSLKQEESLDYGKNYNYGMHYCAVPPRGPLGQGAMFRLPTDSHFPYDLHLRSQSLTMQDELNAVFHN, encoded by the coding sequence ATGTTAACACTACCGTTTGATGAGTCTGTTGTAATGCCAGAATCCCAGATGTGCAGAAAGTTTTCTAGAGAATGCGAGGACCAGAAGCAAATTAAGAAACCAGAAAGCTTTTCCAAACAGATTGTCCTTCGAGGAAAGAGCATCAAAAAGGCCCCTGGAGAAGAAAccgagaaagaagaagaggaagaagacagggaagaggaagatgaaaatggGTTGCCCAGAAGGAGGggtcttagaaaaaaaaagacgacCAAGCTCCGACTGGAGAGGGTCAAGTTCAGGAGACAGGAAGCTAACGCGCGCGAGAGGAACAGGATGCACGGCCTGAACGACGCACTGGACAATTTAAGAAAAGTAGTCCCCTGTTATTCTAAAACCCAAAAACTGTCCAAAATAGAAACTTTACGACTGGCCAAAAACTACATCTGGGCACTTTCTGAAATTCTGAGAATCGGCAAGAGACCTGATCTGCTCACGTTTGTCCAAAACTTATGCAAAGGTCTTTCCCAGCCAACTACAAACTTGGTGGCAGGCTGCTTGCAGCTCAACGCCAGGAGCTTCCTGATGGGTCAGGGTGGGGAGGCTGCGCACCACACACGGTCACCCTACTCTACTTTCTACCCGCCCTACCACAGCCCTGAGCTCGCCACTCCCCCGGGGCATGGAACTCTTGATAATTCCAAGTCCATGAAACCCTACAATTATTGCAGTGCATACGAATCCTTCTATGAGAGCACTTCCCCTGAGTGTGCCAGCCCTCAGTTTGAAGGTCCCTTAAGTCCTCCCCCAATTAACTATAACGGGATATTTTCCCTGAAGCAAGAAGAAAGCTTGGACTATGGCAAAAATTACAATTACGGCATGCATTACTGTGCAGTGCCACCCAGGGGTCCCCTTGGGCAGGGTGCCATGTTCAGGTTGCCCACCGACAGCCACTTCCCTTACGACTTACATCTGCGCAGCCAATCTCTCACCATGCAAGATGAATTAAATGCAGTTTTTCATaattaa